AATATTTTAGGGATACAGAATACTTAATTCCTTTGACTTACAAAGAATATGATTTCACCTTTGTTGAATGTGCATTAGTTCAATAAAGTCTGGTACCTCCTTGGCACCAACATGAGTGGTGTCTTCTTTTGGAACGCCAGGCTCCCTGACTCCTGCATGCTTATATCCTCCTTTGCCACACCCTCAGGGAGTTCCCACTCAAAACAGTATAGCAGGTTGGCCAAGATGAACTCCATGTTAGTCACAGCCATGGCCATGCCAGGGCAAATCCGGCGACCTGAGCCAAACGGCAAGAAATCGAAATGCGTGCCATTGAAGTCAGTGTTTGACCCTATGAACCTCTCTGGGTTGAACTCCTCTGGATCTTTCCAAATGTTAGGGTCCCTGCTGATTGCCCATGTGTTCACGATTATTCTTGTATTTGCCGGAACATCATATCCTGAGATATTAACTTGCTGAATGGTCTCCCTTGGAAGTAGCAGAGTTACGGGAGGGTGCATCCTGAGGGTTTCCTTGACAACCATCTTCACTCTTGAGGTTGGACATATCATCACGTGAAGCCCTCTGTTTGCTTCCTACAACAGCTCTGATCTCGTCCTGTACATTCTTCAGCACCCCCGGGTGTCGGATCATTTCTGACATCGCCCACACCATGGTGACGTCGCTTGTGTTAATTCCGCCGATAAAGGTATCCTGGGAGATCAAGTAGCAATATCTCGATTTGTTAACTGAAAGAAGTTCTGTGCAGTCCTCCAAAATGTGTAAAATAAACGGTACCAAAAATAACTTGGGTTTGGTAACTATTTGTTAAAAATGCTCTAGATATTTGAACTCCCAAGGGGCATTCTTAAAAAGCTAGATTACTATTGTTCTAGAATTATGTTTGGCAAAGTGATGAATATAAAAAGAAACACAGACTATCCAAGTGGAGTATAATTTGCACACCAAAGAACTAAGGAGGCTTTGGAATAACAAACTTTGATATACAGAACAAATGCCTTCTAAGTAAATAGTTGTTTAAGTTGATTAATCACTAATGCAGAGGGTTTGGCAAAATATTCTAAGGAACAAGTACCATTCCTGCTTATCTCAGATCCACTAAACATATCTTTCTGGATTATTGCAACTTACCATAATGGCATGAGCTGGTTCCAAGGGTCAAATATAAATTTGAATGAGCAGCAAGATATGAGTTCCCATGGTTTTTCACATAAGCAGAGACAATTCCCAATCCAACATATGTGTAGAGCATTGATAAATCATATGATCATTCCAAGTAACCATTATATTTGGAAACTAAAGCTCTCTCTCAAGATTAAAATCTTCGTGTGCTACTTATATATGGAGTAGTCCTAACAAAAGACAACTTAGCTAAGAGAAAATGGAAATGTAATTTAAAATGTTGTCATGCTTGGTTGAAGCAGCGGCTGGAATAATTTTGTTCCTTGATTAAAAAAACATATGGTAGAAAAGCTCAAACTCGATTAAGATCGTCATGCTTTCAGACATAATAACTGAAAACTTCAGACTTACAAAGAGCATAGCCTTCACATGGTCACGGATGAAAGGCACCGCAGTTCCGTTGTCCTTCCATAGCTCAATCAGCGCCTGCACTAGGTCCGATCTGCAGTTTTCACCTTCAAGCTTGTTGCAGGTGGTGTTCAGGTGCTGTTCGATGACTGCGTCAAAGAAGGCATCGAGCCTCCTGAATATCCCGTCACGACGGGCGACGAGGCCCGTGAGGCGGTCGACGAGACGGCCAGCGGTGTTGGGGAAGAAATCCTCGGCGGAGAAGCTGCCTAGCATGTCCATCGCTTCACCGAGCATGTCCAGGAACTGCATCTTGAAGTGCTTCGTGCCATAGAGTTTCCCGAACACCACCGTGCCGATGATGCCATCCACGGCGCCGAAGATGTGCTCGTCGAGCGCCACCGAGTTCGGCCCGGCACGCCTCAGGTTTTCAACAAGCTTGTCCACCTAACAACAAGTGTTTGTTGAGGCATTGTAACATTTGATCGAGATGCTAGCTGCACAAGTTTTGCCAGCTCACTGTCGTGGAGAATTACCTGAGCTTCCCTGGCGTCCCAGGCAGCCTGCACGCGGCGCATGCTCAGCAGCTCGAGGATGAAGAGCTTGCGCATCTCGCGGACGTGGTCGCCGTAGGGGGCGAAGGCGACGTCCTTGTACCCGTACGTCAGCCGGCGCGGCCCCGGCATGGCTGGCCGGATGCAGCAATGCGCGTCGTGCGTCCTCATCAcctccctcgccgcctccgGCGAGGACACCACCACCATTGGCACGGAGCCCAGGCGCAGCAGCATGACCGGCCCGTGCTGCCTCGCGAGCACCCACAGGCTCCGGTGCGGCAGGGCGCCGACCTGGTGCAGGTTGCCGAGGAGGGGCAGCTTCCGGGGACCCGGCGGGAGATACAGGGCTGGCCTGCATGATCTGGTCCATCTCCTTGACCATGAGAGGAGGATGGAGACGAGAGaaaggacgacggcgaggactAGAGCTGTAGGGAGTTGCCATTGTTGGGCCAGAGTTCCTGCGAATAGCGCCATGGTCATTCTTGCCTGTGTGCGTTCATTTGTTCCTCACGGACAGAGCGACATCGAGGCAACGTCACGTGGTGACGGACGACAAATATGGTAGATTTGCAGTCCCTGTCAAGAAAGGCAAACTTGAAAAAGTGAAAAATCTTTCAAGGTATTGTTATTGTCGCGAAGCAAAATAGGTCATGGCGCTCTGAATATTTCAGCTAAAAGGAAAAATAGTGTGGACACGGTTTCTGAAATTTTCAGGATATTCGTTTAAAATGGAAAATTTTCAATATCAATTGTTGTTTTAAGGACCACTCATTTTTTTATGATGTGACATATATGATTTCACGTATCTCAGTGATACAATCTGAACCACCCCTTTTGCCTCTACAAATCATCAAAACTCATCATATATATGATGGAGGGTGAATGCAATCTTCTTTTACTTTCTAAACTAAAGAGCGTTGGCAAACAACTTATTAAGGCATTTCCTTTATTAAAAACAACTTAAGGCAAGCCATGACTGGAGCGCTGGGTCCATAACATACTGATGGAAGATGGAAAAAGTATTATAGGTCAGAAAGCAATAGGTTCTCCCAAGCTAATAAGAAACATAACTATAAGATATACACTCTTTACTGACAGTTTTTAATGAGTGATGATCTTATTTTTCTTGAGTCGCTGACAGTAGTATATAAGTTACATCTTTGTCAACAGTTTTATCAAATCACCAAAGTAACTTCCCACAATTATGGTAAGTAATTATTAATGCATTATACATACAAGAAACTGTTGGGCATTTGTAAGGAAACTATTGGGAAAAATTAGTATTCATGGACTTCCCACAAATCGAGTCATTTTTCCATCCAAGAATGCTGAATTTTCACTCGGAAGAACTGTTAGTAGGCAAATTCATAATGCTACACTATAAAATGTGCAGATCGGAATGTTCGGTATAGGACCGAATGGTCCGGTATATGAACTTCCAGAACCTTTGAATGAGATAAATCGTTCCCGGTCTCTGATTACTGGAATATCCGACCGAGGTGTCATGGATTCATGGTCAATACCATAGTATAGCAGCATCAGGAAGAAGCAGGAATCCACTTCTCAACCTGTTCTtatttcctctctctctctctctctctctctctctctctctctctctctctctctctctctctctctgtgtgtgtgtgctTGTTTCAGGGTGAGCCTCAGCCCAGAGCCCGCACATTCCCACGCAAGGCCGCCGCGGGCTGAATCTCAGGCAGGGCCGACGTAGCGTGCAGGCCAGCACCCAGCACCCTCTTCTTTGTTCTCTGCTCGACTTCGACGCTGACAGTGACAATGACAGTTGAAAGAGCACTAGAGCAGTGCCCGCTCAACAGTAATCCACTACTGTTCCACATGACAGTAATCACGCTGCTGCCTTTCACTTTTTGGACGTGCAAATTAATTAACACAGCCGGATAACAAGGGACCTCGCGAATCTACCCTATCAGACTGTGGTGCTGCACCATGTGTCAGAGAATGGCTCCGACAATTCCGGTCAGGGCTGATCCTTTCAACGTTGATCGAGTGCTCTGTTTATTCTTGCGGTGCCATCGGAGCAAACGGCGAAGCGAGGGGTCGTCTGCAGCGTTTGATCGAGGCGGCGGCCGAGCTTGCGGCAATGGCCTCGGCGGTGGCGTGCAGTTGGGAATGTTGCAGCGAGGGGGCATGGAAAGTGGCGGAATGGAGGCGGAGGGCGCATGCGATACTCCTGGTTGGTTTTTATACTGCGAACAAGGGAGAGGAGGGGCAGCTTCCGGGGACCCGGCGGCAGATGCACGGGTGACCTGCATGATCTGGTCCATCTCCTTATTGACCACGAGAGGAGGatggagaaaagagaaagggcgACTGTGAGGACTagagctgcagggagtcgccATTGTTGGACTAGAGTTCCTGCGAACAGTCAGTCATTCTTGCCGGTGTGCGTTCATGTGTTCCTCACGGGCAGAGGGATATCGAGGCAACGTCACGTGGTGACGGACAATATGGTAGACTTGCAGTCCCTGTCAAGAAAGGCATCTTGAAAAAGTGTCATTTTTTTCAAGGTATTGTTGTTGTCGCGAAGCAAGAGGTCATGGCGCTCTGAATATTTCAgctaaaaggaaaaaaatactATGGACACGGTTTCTGAATTTTTCAGGATGTACGTTCAAAATGGaaatttttctatatgacatgttGTTTGAAGGACCACTCATTTTGTTATGATGTCACATATAGGATTTCACGCATCTCAATGGTACAATCTGAACCACCCCTTTTGCCTCTACAAATCATCAAAACATATCACATACATGATGGAGGGTGAATGCAATCTTCTTTTAGTTTAAGTGACTGTTCTAAATTGAAGAGCGTTGGCAAACAACTTAAAGCATTTCCTTTATCTACTAAAAAACAACTTAAGGTAAACTGGATAAGACCTCCCCTTCTGGCTATGCATCCTCGCTTGGGtcgtaaagaaaaaaaaagtataTGAATCATATCAGTTGGTGCTATATAATTAGGACATGCAATGGACTTGTTACTCAGTTCTCGTCCTAAACATTAGAATACGTGTGCAAGCCAATGAGTAAAGACGGTGCAAAAAATTAGGTAGTTTAGTATAGGCATATGCACGTTTATCACCATCATCATCTCTAGCACCACATAAGTTCTTAGCAGTTTTTTTGCTTGAAGATAGGCGAGACCTAAAAGTACATATATAAGTTTAAGTTTTATTTCTAATACACAATCAATGAAAACTAAAAATAGAATGTTAGAATCTAACTTTTTCTTTTAACACTTTTCTTTATCTTGTTTGTAGAATCATCATATGCATTTGCATTGATAACAACAACAATGCCTTATGTCAAAACACGCTAAAAGAAAGCAATTAAGGGCACTACAACTCAGCTACTCAGGTGGCTATCTATTGCACCATGCCTAAATTGGCCCCAAGTGTTTTTTTTCCAAGCTGACTAAATCCATCAAGGGCAGGTCTAATCACATATATTTTACTTATTGTGCGTACAAGAAAAAAAATTTATTGGTAACTCAAAATTTATTGTACAATATTCAAATGATGTGTTGATATTTCCTTTCATTAATATGTTATCTAACCTGCTGGTCAGGGGCATAAGCATGCATAATTTCTTTTTAAGAAGGGGCATAAGCATGCATAATTTCTTTTTAAGAATAAAAAACGCTATATTATAAATATCAAGTTAATAGAAATGTGCAATAACAAACTTGAACCAAAGTGCAGCGCGGGCGCATGTCATCTGCGTCCAacactacaggaaaatagtataatttcgtcggccagaaaccgacgaaaatagacctaaagccgacgaaaatagctattttcgtcggcctgccgACGAAATTAGTCCGACGAAATAAAGTAGATGAAAATAAGCGCTTTTTCGtcggttgccgacgaaaataacgatattttcgtcggcctatgtagccgacgaaaataaatgacgtattttcgtcggccataaaaagccgacgaaaatatgtgcgtattttcgtcggctttttatggccgacgaaaatacgtcatttattttcgtcggccacgtaggccgacgaaaataatagGATCCTGCTAAAAAAAACAAAACGGCTGCATATAATATGGCACACATTTCTGTTCTGATGTACATTTTCAGCTGATCTGCATGAGTCCTTCGCAGAAGAAGCACGTTCTGTGCCAGCATCTCTATGTCTTTTTTCTATCCTCCTAGTGTCCTCACTATCAACAGTAATGCAAGCTACAGAAAAAAATTACGAAAAAGGTGAGAAAGTCTAAACTTAAGATTGGAGTTTGGACAAACTTCGTACCTGTTCATCACTCAATGGAGCAGCCAAATCAGATGCCCGCAATTCAGAGCACTTTCTCACTTCCTGGGAACTATCTTCAGAAAACTTTGCAGAATCATGTTTGCTATCAGTTGGTAAGACCAGTTCTTCTTTCTTTGAACAATCACTGTTACCTGCTGATGACTGATCTTTAGATGCCAAATTGTGTGATAACTCACGTGGTATAGAGATAGAACAAGAAAAGGATGTACCAACTTTTGCAGAACCCAAAGTTGAGCTAGGATGCTCAACAACTGTATGCACCAGCTAAGAGTATAAGCAGATGCATCAgctattttttttctaaattgAGATCTCCAATTTTTTCAACAAAACAGGAAAGTTATAGCTGTTACTGGGTACACATGATGACACATGAACTAAAGGACTGTGCAAGAACATGATGACAAATCTTCACTTGAAAATAAATGAGTATGCAGGAAAACTAAATTGAGCATTAAGATAATAGCACAAAGGCATACCATCCCCGGTCTGTTGACGGTAAGCCCACAAAATTCCCCTGTAAAAACAAATAGAGAAAGGCAACGACATTCAATTACTGCTTTGTCAACATATGAATGATGAGTAAAAAATAAATCTTCTAACCAATTTCAGGACAAAACAGTGATCATGCACCAGAGAGATGGTCTGAAAATTACAAAGAGTAGGTAGATGGCACCAGAACAGCACAACTTAAGCACCATTGTACTTGAGACCTTGAATTGTACCATTGTACTTGATACTGTGTGGACTTTGAACCTGAAAGTTTAAGCAAGAGGTCAAATCCATGCAAGTTGGACACAATTTCCATTCAAATGGCATAAAGTGCTAACTAGAGCAACTGTGGAACTAGGGTTGAGCAACAGGTGCAACCTCTTAAACTTAACATCGTATCTCATAAATCACAATGCTTCACCTTTCACAACCGCAGCAATCTATGTGCTCCATAAGCTAATACAATTGTAGAGTCTTCTCTGCTCCTTTCCCTGAAATCAATACAAATACCCAGAACATATAGTAGCACCATCTAAATCAATTTAAAAACATATACTGAGCTCTATTCTCTCCAGCAATTTACAAGTAATCCTGCCAATCAGACCCCAACAATGCGAAACAATCAGGCTCAATATATAAAAATTATAAAGGAACATTTAACTGAAGGAGGACCAAATCGTTCAGTCCAATTCCCCTTCCATTCAGACCTTCCAATCAGGCACGGACGCGAACGAACGGGGCTTCGCGTGCACCAGGGgctgctccttcttccccgcgAATCCTGCTCATCCCCGGGGGGCGtggggggcgcgggggcggcgggggcagccggcgcgcgggggccgcaggggggcggcggcgcaggcagCCGGGGTGCGggggcggcgaggcgcggggccGGCTGGGGCGCAATGGGGCCGCaggggggggcgcggcgggggcggcgggcggcgggggcagccggggcgcgggggcggcgaggcgcggggccGGTCGGGGAGCAGGGGGCCGCGCGGGGGCCGCaggggggggcggcgcggcgggggcggcgggccgcgcgggcggcggggcagccGGGGTGCggtgcgggggcggcgggcggctggggCGAAGGGGGGCTGTGGGCGGGCGGGAGTGACGAGTGTGGCGGCTGGCAGCTTGGTTGCGTGGTGACTTAGGGCACACGTACTTTCGTCGGTCTaaaaagccgacgaaaataaacagATTAATTTCGTGGGTTTTAGTGGGCCGATGAAAATAAGGTGTTTAATTTCGTGGGCCTGTGaggaccgacgaaaatagaagtttattttcgtcggcctaggttaagccgacgaaaataagtcgtttgtttcgtcggccctattcagaccgacgaaaataatctaatttcgtcggctttcACAAACCGACGAAATAATTtatgtattttcgtcggcttagctcaggccgacgaaaataaagctGGCTGATGAAAATGACCTGTTTTGGTGTAGTGCAAGCAGCAGCAGGGTCGAGCGAGGAGGCCTAGCCGCCACGTCACGAGCTCCGTGAAGCATCAACGTGCACTGGTTTCTGTGAATAGCTCAGTTGATAGTGTTTCTTGTAGTGGAACATGTCCATCCGGATTCAAGTGAGATGCTCGCAATTTTCTGGATTATTACAGGATTTAACCAGTGCTATTTTTTTATGATTGGCGATGTACCTATCGACAGCAAGCCGTTTGTGATAACTTCGTCAAACTCGAGGATCTGCCGACGTTCAGATGTGCTCGTAATGGTAGAATTACATATTTGTATTCAAAAGGATGAGTGTGCTTGTATATATTTAGACAGTTTGATTTTGTACAATATTTCGATAAAAATAAGCACCGGTTCCACACAACACACCATCTCAGTGCTGATGAGGGGGGACAATGCTGTGTGCGCGTAGTTCATATTACACTCGCTAGTACAGAAACCCTCGATACCCTCAATAGTCCCGGTTGGAAAACCACAATAGTCCTAATTTTCCAACAGGACCGTCAATCCACGACTAAAGGTCCCAACCTATAGTCCCAGTTATAGCAACCGGGATAAAAAAAACCGTGGTGGCTACAACCAGAACTAAATAttgaaaaaaaattaaaaaaaaagctCTACGCCCCCTCTAGCTCTGCTTGCGGCTGACCCCgccccaccgccgctcgccacgGCCCCGCACCACCGTTGCTACCCGCAGGCTCgacccgccgccgtgcgctgCGGATGCCGCCCGCTGGGCCCCGCATTGTCGCCGCGCGCTGCGGGTGCAGTTCGTCGGGGCGCGTGCAGCCACCGCGCCTCGGATCCAGCCTGCGCCGTCGTGCATCGCTCGTTGCGGCcccacgccaccgccgctcaccctGGGTCCAGCCCGCCGTCGCGCGTTGGGTCCggcccgccgccgtgcgcttCTCGCTGCGGCCTCAGGAGCCGCCGCTTGCCACGGGTCCAGCCCGCTCGCCTGCGCCGCTCGCCCCGTGTCCGGCCCACCGCCGCGCGCCCTCCCCACGGCTCCGCGCCGCCCTGGCATGCTCCGCCGCTCCTGCTGGCTTCACCAGCCGTTAAGGAAGTAAagaaaggaagaggaagaggagagggaAGAGGGTAAGGGAGTGAGGAGATGATAGGATAGATCGAGAGATGAGAGAGATAAGTAGATGGGAGGTGTACGTGGAAAAAGATATAAAAAATGCTACTCAGCTTTTAGTCCCGAAGCTGGCCTCCATCCGGAGCTCATTTTAGTCCCAGTGGAGCCACTAATTGGGACTAATCCGGAGCTCATTTTAGTCCCAATGGAGCCACCAATCGGGACTAATTGGTGGATCTAACCAAGACAAAAGGTTCCTCCCTGCTCCTCTATGGCCCTAGTAGTTGGACTCAGAACTAATGCCTTTATTAGTCCTGGTTCCAACTCTAGCCTGGATAAATGAGGACGACGAGTACTAGTGACTCTAATGCAACCAAAGAAACATGGGGGTGAGTTTATAAAAACAGGATTGTAGTTTTTTTTTGAAGGGCAAACTGTGGGGGAGTTCCCCACAGCACTTCATTTTCATTTATAAAAGGGAGGATTAAAGTTATGTTAGTTATTTAGCAATGAAAGCAGCAAAGGAACATTTTACAACCAGAAGTTTGCGTTTTCAGATTATGTCTATGCATTAGTTAAACTTCAGAAACAGAAGCTTATAGTTTCAGAGAAAGGAATCTAAATCTCAAGATAACATCGAGTAGTACAAAACCAGAAGAAAAACATGTGAGTATACACCATACAAGGTTTCAATGTCAAGTCTTTGCAGCTTATCCATTATATAAATTACCGACCAAACAGCTAATTCAAGAAGATTTTCATATATACAAATGGCATAGACGTCATGCTAATACTATCCACAAGCTTGGAAACCTTTCTATCGATTTAGAACAAGCAAGATAGACGTACACCTATAAAAATGGTGATCCCAATTGCCACACAAGTTTTTgtcgtcgcagcctctgtggcgcgctacatctgcgcccgggtgtagtgaaaaataAGCAAGGGTCtttcgcatttctctcgacgggtgcgaagggtaaggaagctagccgagccaactaggattcgtctaggtagttggaacgtagggtctctaacaggtaagttaagagaactagtcgatgtagcaattaggagacgtgtaaatattctatgcgtgcaggagactaaatggaagggccagaaggcgaaggaggtggagggttctggcttcaagctttggtacacggggacaacttcgagtaggaatggtgtaggcatcttgatcgataagagccttaaggatggagttgtagatgttaggaggcaaggcgaccggattatcctagtgcggttggtcattggagatttggttctgaatgtgatcagtgcctatgcccctcaggtaggtcttagtgagagctccaagagtcagttctgggaagacctcgatagcatggttagtaccgtgcctatcagcgagaagctcttcataggaggagacctcaatggtcatgtgggtgcgactaatgtaggatatgagcgagtacacgggggtttcgggtatggtagtaggaatgagggggggaggatgttttgaattttgcgttggcctacgatCTGCTGTTAgtgaataccctctttagaaagagagagtcccatctagtgaccttccatagtggacaaaactcgagccaaatcgattttatccttactaggagagaggatagacgtgcctgcttagattgtaaggtgatacctggggagtgtgttgtcccccaacacaagcttgtggtggcggattttcgttttcgggtacgtgcccaccgggacaaacgtgccaagattgcgagaacgaagtggtggaagcttagaggggaagaggcacagacgtttaaggagaggatgctaggcgaggggccttgggaagaaggagcagatgtagatgatatgtggctaaagatggcgacatgtgttcggaaggtggcctcagaagtgtttggtgtgagtaggggaggcaagcaagaagtgaaagagacttggtggtggaatgacgaggtgcaaagggctattaggGAGAAggaggagtgtttcaaacgc
The genomic region above belongs to Panicum hallii strain FIL2 chromosome 4, PHallii_v3.1, whole genome shotgun sequence and contains:
- the LOC112888660 gene encoding uncharacterized protein LOC112888660; protein product: MLSLRGSKSTQYQVQWYNSRSQVQWCLSCAVLVPSTYSLGILWAYRQQTGDGNSDCSKKEELVLPTDSKHDSAKFSEDSSQEVRKCSELRASDLAAPLSDEQLALLLIVRTLGG